The stretch of DNA TTTTGGAGGGCGGACTAGGCCCCGGAATTCGGCGACGGTGCCATTACGACAAGGCTGGTCCAATTGGGGCGAGCCGGCGCCAGGCCCTACATGGAGGACAAGTTAAGTTGAGGCCATCGCCAGGAGTCGAAGAGCCGGGTAGAGATGCTCAGGACCGaagtaaggtaggtacccgTTGGAGTCCACTGCCGTAACATCCTGCAGTGAGACAAACGGAGCACGTGCTCGCGGGGTGCGCCTGCCAAGCTCAAGCCTGACCCCCTTTGACTGCGCACCACCCGGTGTCGTGTCTGCCTGTCATGGCTTGATGAGGAAGGCATCACCTCCAGTGTCCTACCTCGTACgcagtacgaagtagttacTTCATACTACTACCAAGGGCCCGGTAGGACAGGAATGCGTGCTATTGGTACGCCACTGAACAGACCAGAAGACGCCACAACGTTCGCCGTTGTCTCACCGAGCTGCACGGTGGACATCGCAACCCTTGAAATGGATTACACTCATGTTCCGTGTTTCTCTTTGGTCCGAGGTTGCACGTATGCACGTAGTGTTCGAAAGGCCTCGGCAGCCAAGGAGGTCTATCTATATTGCGAGATGTGATGAGACACAGGGAGCAATGCTGGAGCTGGTGATGCGAGATGGTGTGTCGATGCAGCAGATTTCACCAAGGGTTTTAAAGTGCAGTGCCTTTGTATCTTTGGAGGAGTCGTGGACAGCACCTTGTTGACGATGGGGGGTCATTCCTATACATAAGAATGACCATTGCGAAATGGGCGTGAATCAGAGGCAACACGCGCGAGTTGCGTAAGAGATGAGGACTCTtggctgccgttgccgtttgatgttgtccttgtcgtcagTATCGTTGGCGGACAGACTGATGGCAAGTCCACCGACTTGCCCAACAAGAACTTGACAAAATATCGCGGCCGACATCCGTGCTTGATCAGACTTGGACATGCGATGATACCCTCATCCGTCATCGCTTTACGTGGTGAAGCTGAGCGATAGCCAGCACGAGAGGCACACTGCCAGGCAACAGCAACCTCGTAAGGGTGGTTGACGTTGCTCCCTCACCTCTCGCCCACCTACTCTCCCCGACTCTCACCTTTCCCGTCTGCTGGCCGAGAGGGGCCCGCATACCGCGACAACTGACGATAGTTCTTTCTCTTCATAACCTGTTTCGCAGCACCTCTTCGATTCTAGCAACAATCGTCGTGCCATGCTGACAGCTACGATATGGTATGCCCTTTTCGTGATTCGCCGTTGGTATACTAGCTAGCTGGTGGATCACGCGTCTCGGTGCCCGTCCAAGTTCTGCTTTTTGGTGTGTAAGCATTGAGTGTCGTGGCGCCTTGGGCCGGTTCCAGCATATAGAACTCGATGCTATCTCAAGCGGTAGCCTCTTTGGAGAGCAGGTCCCCTATCCTCAGGCATCACGTGCCTGGGGATCTGTGGGCGCGAGCAGCATCAGATACCGAGAATCTAGGGAAGGACATAGTCAGGCGATATTTTTCTCTTTGCATTTTTATTTTTTGTCTTGTTTGAAAGCTTCACTTCGCAGGTCAGTATGAAAGGCGTCGTAGCTCCCtgttggcgccgccccgccggcgTTTGGGCGGCATGCACCCCAGAGCCCACTCCagcggctggctgctggccttcggcgcgggcggctccACTGATTTGTGCCTCGGCTCGGGGGGGCGCGGCAGTCCTATGTCATCAACCAACGTCGCGACGACCACAGTGCAGCTCCTCTCTTCCCATTCTCATCGactgcggcgcgccgcagaTTATAATCCACTTTGATACTTTTGGTTGTTTTTCTTTCAATTTCTTCCTTGTCATCTCGAAACCCGCCAACCATGGATGTTGAAAGTCTTTTCGGAGTCAAGGCAAGTAAAAAAAAACAAGGCCACTCTATGCTACCACCACTGCCATCACCGGGCTAACTCGATCAACTTCCAGGGCAAGGTGGTGCTCATCACCGGAGGCAAGTAACGCCAGCGACACTCCTTGTACTcacccgcccaccaccccctACCCTTCTACTAACCCTACGACAggcgccaagggcatcgGCCGCATGATCGCCGAGGGCTacgtcgccaacggcgccaaggTCTACCTcaccggccgcgacgccgccgcctgcgacgccgccgtcgcggagctCCAACCCCTCGCCTCCCGCAGCGGCGCGTCCGTCCACGCGCTGCCCGCCAACCTGCAGGAGCTGTCCGAgtgcgagcgcctcgtcgccgccctgacCGAGCGCGAGCCCGGCGGCCTGCACGTGCTGCTCAACAACGCGGGCGCCTCGTGGGGcgacagcctcgacgcctACCCGGACCACGCCTGGCACAAGGTGCTGACGCTCAACCTGCACCGCGTCTTCACCCTCACCCAGCTGTGCCTCCCGCTGCttgagcgcgccgcctcgcccgcggaTCCCGCCCGCGTCATCCACAtcggcagcatcgacggcatCCGCGCCCCGACCATCAGCAACTTTGCCTACTCGGCCAGCAAGGCCGGCCTGCACCACCTgtcgcgcgccctcgcccgcgagctgGGCCAGCGCGACATCACCAGCAACGTCCTCGCCTGCGGGCCCTTTCCTACCAAGATGATGAAGGCCACCCTCGACTCCTTCGGCGATGTCATCAAGAACGAGGTGCCCCTTCGGCGCATCGGTAACCCCTCCGACGTGGCCGGTTCCTGCATCTACCTCTCGAGCAAGGCCGGGTGAGCCGAATCCCCCTTCTATTCTATCCCCGTTCAATTTACATGTGGTC from Purpureocillium takamizusanense chromosome 6, complete sequence encodes:
- a CDS encoding uncharacterized protein (EggNog:ENOG503NYJU~COG:Q) produces the protein MDVESLFGVKGKVVLITGGAKGIGRMIAEGYVANGAKVYLTGRDAAACDAAVAELQPLASRSGASVHALPANLQELSECERLVAALTEREPGGLHVLLNNAGASWGDSLDAYPDHAWHKVLTLNLHRVFTLTQLCLPLLERAASPADPARVIHIGSIDGIRAPTISNFAYSASKAGLHHLSRALARELGQRDITSNVLACGPFPTKMMKATLDSFGDVIKNEVPLRRIGNPSDVAGSCIYLSSKAGAYCNGALIRVDGGASLASKI
- a CDS encoding uncharacterized protein (EggNog:ENOG503NYJU~COG:Q); the protein is MLKVFSESRARWCSSPEASNASDTPCTHPPTTPYPSTNPTTGAKGIGRMIAEGYVANGAKVYLTGRDAAACDAAVAELQPLASRSGASVHALPANLQELSECERLVAALTEREPGGLHVLLNNAGASWGDSLDAYPDHAWHKVLTLNLHRVFTLTQLCLPLLERAASPADPARVIHIGSIDGIRAPTISNFAYSASKAGLHHLSRALARELGQRDITSNVLACGPFPTKMMKATLDSFGDVIKNEVPLRRIGNPSDVAGSCIYLSSKAGAYCNGALIRVDGGASLASKI